From a single Sinomonas atrocyanea genomic region:
- a CDS encoding site-2 protease family protein, with amino-acid sequence MTGSHESENRREGIPLGRIAGVPVVLAYSWFVIAAFTVIVYGPTLQLRQPHLGVAAYLVAFAYAVLLLLSVLVHELAHALTARAFGWPSHKIVLNLWGGHTQFEAFTATPARSVAVALAGPAANFVLAGAAWLVVSGVHLTGVADILVNIFMWANFLIAVFNVLPGLPLDGGRIVESAVWKATGSQEKGTIAAGWTGRAIVAGIVLLAVVVPLAQGEQLDLPFTMVTLLVAAFLWQGASASIRHAGFRSRLPEVVAGRLARPAVGIPNFASVDEAVRAGAEAGVAVVLCSPEGKPQGVVDPSAIERVPAPARATTPVTAVGYALAPGAYVPDTAAGQELIQYLAQLAGTEYAVVDAAGRVTGLLSQRDVVAVISGRPLRPAR; translated from the coding sequence GTGACCGGCAGCCACGAGTCCGAGAACCGACGCGAGGGAATCCCCTTGGGGCGGATCGCGGGCGTGCCCGTCGTCCTCGCCTACTCCTGGTTCGTCATCGCCGCGTTCACCGTCATCGTCTACGGGCCCACGCTCCAGCTCCGCCAGCCCCACCTCGGGGTCGCCGCCTATCTCGTGGCGTTCGCCTACGCGGTCCTGCTCCTGCTCTCCGTGCTCGTCCACGAACTCGCGCACGCCCTCACCGCCCGCGCCTTCGGCTGGCCGAGCCACAAGATCGTCCTCAACCTGTGGGGCGGCCACACGCAGTTCGAGGCCTTCACCGCGACCCCGGCGCGCTCAGTCGCCGTGGCCCTCGCCGGCCCCGCGGCGAACTTCGTGCTGGCCGGCGCCGCGTGGCTCGTCGTCTCGGGCGTCCACCTCACAGGCGTCGCGGACATCCTCGTGAACATCTTCATGTGGGCGAACTTCCTCATCGCCGTCTTCAATGTCCTGCCCGGCCTGCCGCTCGACGGCGGGCGGATCGTCGAGAGCGCCGTCTGGAAGGCGACGGGCTCGCAGGAGAAGGGCACCATCGCCGCGGGCTGGACCGGCCGGGCGATCGTGGCGGGCATCGTGCTCCTCGCCGTCGTGGTGCCCCTCGCCCAGGGGGAACAGCTCGACCTGCCCTTCACCATGGTCACCCTCCTCGTCGCCGCGTTCCTGTGGCAGGGCGCGTCCGCCTCGATCCGGCACGCCGGATTCCGCTCGCGGCTGCCCGAGGTCGTCGCGGGACGCCTCGCCCGCCCCGCCGTGGGCATCCCCAACTTCGCCAGCGTCGACGAGGCGGTGCGGGCCGGCGCGGAGGCGGGGGTCGCCGTCGTGCTCTGCTCGCCGGAGGGCAAGCCGCAGGGGGTCGTCGATCCGTCGGCGATCGAGCGTGTGCCGGCCCCCGCGCGGGCGACCACTCCCGTCACCGCCGTCGGCTACGCCCTCGCCCCCGGTGCCTACGTCCCGGACACCGCGGCGGGCCAGGAGCTCATCCAGTACCTCGCCCAGCTCGCCGGCACGGAGTACGCCGTGGTGGATGCCGCCGGTCGTGTGACGGGGCTCCTGAGCCAGCGTGACGTCGTCGCCGTCATCTCGGGCCGGCCCCTGCGGCCGGCCAGGTAG
- the arc gene encoding proteasome ATPase, with amino-acid sequence MVENGQSGTGPEAAPPSAQAEQLSIAERQINVLRDKLRAVDRQLAAATGNNTRMTEMLKTAKAEIVRLKAALEHEGQPPYSFGSIVQLNRRRPAGGASAAVTDESVDVVTSGRKMRVGLSPLVSLSELSVGQEVLLNEAFEVVAGLGYERSGELVTIKELLGQDRVLVIGRGDEERVLRLAGPLQLERLRVGDAVSVDNRTGYALEKVPRSEVENLVLEEVPDISYADIGGLASQIEQIRDAVELPFLHPDLYREHGLKAPKGILLYGPPGCGKTLIAKAVANSLAVRAMERAGSADVKSYFLNIKGPELLDKYVGETERHIRLIFARAREKASDGSPVVVFFDEMDSLFRTRGTGVSSDVETTIVPQLLSEIDGVERLDNVIVIGASNREDMIDPAILRPGRLDVKIKIQRPDAEAAADIFSKYLTDDLPIHAADLAECGGDPAATVAMMIQRTVEAMYATDKSTEYLEVTYANGDTEILYFKDFNSGAVIQNVVDRAKKAAIKELLMTGAKGLRMDHLLRAVADEFREHEDMPNTTNPDDWARISGKKGERITYIRTIVQGKGGAEPGRTIETTPSTGQYL; translated from the coding sequence ATGGTGGAGAACGGACAGTCGGGCACCGGCCCTGAGGCGGCGCCTCCGTCGGCCCAGGCAGAGCAGCTGAGCATCGCCGAGCGGCAGATCAATGTGCTGCGGGACAAGCTGCGCGCGGTCGACCGCCAGCTCGCCGCCGCCACGGGCAACAACACCCGCATGACGGAGATGCTCAAGACCGCCAAGGCAGAGATCGTGCGCCTCAAGGCCGCCCTCGAGCACGAGGGACAGCCGCCCTACTCCTTCGGCAGCATCGTCCAGCTCAACCGGCGGCGGCCCGCCGGCGGCGCCTCCGCGGCCGTAACGGACGAGAGCGTCGACGTCGTCACGAGCGGCCGGAAGATGCGCGTGGGGCTGAGCCCGCTCGTGAGCCTGTCTGAGCTCAGCGTGGGCCAGGAGGTGCTCCTCAATGAGGCCTTCGAGGTGGTCGCCGGCCTCGGCTACGAGCGCTCGGGCGAGCTCGTCACCATCAAGGAGCTCCTCGGCCAGGACCGCGTGCTCGTGATCGGACGCGGCGACGAGGAACGCGTGCTGCGGCTCGCCGGCCCCCTCCAGCTCGAGCGCCTCCGCGTCGGCGACGCGGTCTCGGTGGACAACCGGACCGGGTACGCGCTCGAGAAGGTGCCCCGGTCCGAAGTCGAGAACCTCGTCCTCGAAGAGGTCCCGGACATCAGCTACGCGGACATCGGCGGCCTCGCGTCGCAGATCGAGCAGATCCGCGACGCCGTCGAGCTGCCGTTCCTGCACCCGGACCTCTACCGGGAGCACGGGCTCAAGGCCCCGAAGGGGATCCTGCTCTACGGCCCCCCGGGGTGCGGCAAGACGCTCATCGCCAAGGCTGTGGCCAACTCGCTCGCGGTGCGGGCCATGGAGCGCGCCGGCAGCGCGGACGTCAAGAGCTACTTCCTGAACATCAAGGGCCCGGAACTGCTCGACAAGTATGTGGGCGAGACGGAGCGGCACATCCGGCTGATCTTCGCCAGGGCCCGGGAGAAGGCCTCGGACGGCAGCCCCGTGGTGGTGTTCTTCGACGAGATGGACTCGCTGTTCCGTACCCGCGGCACCGGCGTCTCCTCGGACGTCGAGACCACGATCGTGCCGCAGCTGCTCAGCGAGATCGACGGCGTGGAGCGGCTGGACAACGTGATCGTCATCGGCGCCTCCAACCGCGAGGACATGATCGACCCCGCAATCCTCCGCCCGGGGCGGCTCGACGTGAAGATCAAGATCCAGCGGCCGGACGCCGAGGCCGCCGCGGACATCTTCTCGAAGTACCTCACGGACGACCTGCCGATCCATGCCGCGGACCTCGCCGAGTGCGGCGGGGACCCGGCGGCCACGGTCGCCATGATGATCCAGCGCACCGTCGAGGCGATGTACGCGACGGACAAGTCCACCGAGTACCTCGAGGTCACCTACGCCAACGGCGACACCGAGATCCTCTACTTCAAGGACTTCAACTCCGGGGCGGTGATCCAGAACGTGGTCGACCGGGCCAAGAAGGCCGCGATCAAGGAACTCCTCATGACCGGTGCCAAGGGCCTGCGCATGGACCACCTGCTCCGGGCCGTCGCGGACGAGTTCCGCGAGCACGAGGACATGCCCAACACCACCAACCCCGACGACTGGGCGCGCATCTCGGGCAAGAAGGGCGAGCGGATCACCTACATCCGCACCATCGTCCAGGGCAAGGGCGGCGCCGAGCCCGGCAGGACCATCGAGACGACCCCCAGCACCGGCCAGTACCTGTAA
- the prcB gene encoding proteasome subunit beta — protein MNDFLAERVVSAATSSFTEHVAATRPDLLPFHRSLPADASAVAPHATTIVALAFAGGVIMAGDRRATMGNMIASRHIEKVFPADRFSVLGIAGTAGIAIDIARLFQVELEHYEKIEGTLLSLEGKATRLGAMVRGNLPLALQGLAAIPLFAGFDLETAVGRLFSYDVTGGRYEELEHHSVGSGSVFARGALKKLWRPGLAEEDAVRVAVEALYDAADDDSATGGPDPVRQLWPVVYTVTRLGSRRVAERELAAIAGAIIAERSVAGREA, from the coding sequence ATGAACGATTTCCTCGCCGAGCGTGTCGTGTCCGCCGCCACATCATCCTTCACCGAGCACGTGGCAGCGACCCGGCCGGACCTCCTCCCGTTCCATCGGAGCCTGCCGGCCGACGCCTCGGCGGTGGCCCCGCACGCCACCACCATCGTGGCCCTCGCCTTCGCGGGCGGCGTCATCATGGCGGGGGACCGCCGGGCCACCATGGGGAACATGATCGCCAGCCGCCACATCGAGAAGGTCTTCCCGGCGGACCGCTTTTCCGTGCTCGGCATCGCCGGGACGGCGGGGATCGCGATCGACATCGCCCGCCTGTTCCAGGTCGAGCTCGAGCACTACGAGAAGATCGAGGGCACCCTCCTGAGCCTCGAGGGCAAGGCGACGCGCCTCGGGGCCATGGTCAGGGGCAACCTTCCCCTGGCACTCCAGGGACTGGCGGCGATCCCGCTGTTCGCGGGCTTCGACCTCGAGACCGCCGTGGGGCGGCTGTTCTCCTATGACGTGACCGGCGGCCGCTACGAGGAACTGGAGCACCACTCGGTCGGCTCCGGCTCGGTCTTCGCCCGGGGCGCGCTGAAGAAGCTCTGGCGGCCCGGCCTCGCCGAGGAGGATGCCGTGCGCGTCGCGGTGGAGGCGCTCTACGACGCCGCCGACGACGACTCCGCCACGGGCGGTCCGGATCCGGTCCGGCAGCTCTGGCCCGTCGTGTACACGGTCACGCGCCTCGGGAGCCGGCGCGTGGCCGAGCGGGAGCTGGCGGCCATCGCTGGCGCGATCATCGCGGAGCGCAGTGTCGCAGGACGGGAGGCCTGA
- a CDS encoding tRNA (adenine-N1)-methyltransferase → MSLSAQPAAADGPTGAAYRRGPFRVGERVQLTDERGRMNTITLADGGAFHTHKGFLNHAEIIGRPDGSVVTNTAGHQYQALRPLLSDFVLSMPRGAAVVYPKDAGQIVTMADIFPGARVVEAGVGSGALSISLLRAVGDGGYLHSFERRQEFADIARGNVETIFGGPHPAWRISLGDFQDEVVAAEEPGSVDRVVLDMLAPWECLEAVATVLAPGGVWINYVATATQLSRTAEAIRADGRFTEPDAWESMVRGWHLEGLAVRPEHRMVGHTGFLLTTRRLAEGVAPLVRKKRNKAEFSEEDLNAWTPESVGERTVSDRRLRRVARDARAGSQEA, encoded by the coding sequence ATGAGCTTGAGCGCCCAGCCCGCCGCGGCGGACGGACCCACCGGTGCGGCATACCGACGAGGCCCCTTCCGCGTCGGGGAGCGCGTGCAGCTGACCGACGAGCGCGGGCGGATGAACACCATCACGCTCGCCGACGGCGGCGCCTTCCACACGCACAAGGGCTTCCTCAACCACGCCGAGATCATCGGCAGGCCGGACGGCTCGGTCGTGACGAACACGGCGGGCCACCAGTACCAGGCCCTGCGTCCGCTCCTGTCCGACTTCGTGCTCTCGATGCCGCGCGGCGCCGCGGTGGTGTACCCCAAGGACGCGGGCCAGATCGTCACGATGGCGGACATCTTCCCCGGGGCGCGCGTGGTCGAGGCCGGAGTGGGGTCGGGGGCCCTGTCGATCTCGCTCCTGCGGGCGGTGGGAGACGGCGGCTACCTCCACTCCTTCGAGCGCCGCCAGGAGTTCGCGGACATCGCCCGCGGGAACGTCGAGACCATCTTCGGCGGCCCGCACCCGGCGTGGCGCATCTCGCTCGGCGACTTCCAGGACGAGGTCGTCGCCGCGGAAGAGCCCGGCAGCGTGGACCGGGTGGTCCTGGACATGCTCGCGCCGTGGGAGTGCCTCGAGGCCGTGGCCACGGTCCTGGCCCCTGGCGGCGTGTGGATCAACTACGTCGCGACGGCGACCCAGCTCTCCCGCACCGCCGAGGCGATCCGGGCCGATGGCCGCTTCACCGAGCCGGACGCGTGGGAGTCCATGGTGCGCGGATGGCACCTCGAGGGCCTGGCGGTGCGCCCCGAGCACCGCATGGTCGGCCACACCGGCTTCCTCCTGACCACGCGCCGCCTCGCCGAGGGTGTGGCTCCGCTCGTGCGCAAGAAGCGCAACAAGGCCGAGTTCAGCGAGGAGGACCTCAACGCCTGGACGCCCGAGTCGGTCGGCGAGCGCACGGTCTCGGACCGCAGGCTCCGGCGCGTTGCCCGGGACGCCCGCGCGGGCAGCCAAGAGGCCTGA
- the dop gene encoding depupylase/deamidase Dop, which translates to MGSETEFGIHAPTSPGANATYLSSQVIAAYARLTRSASRAETGWDYTDETPLRDARGWSVARSQAHPDQLTDAEPVLTAEAVALAHGPAEIELDGDQEPALMNLVLGNGARLYVDHAHPEYSSPEVTNPRDALLWDVAGDAVALATVRALAGDEARGPINLYKNNTDGKGASYGSHENYLVPRSVPFSDLVRGLTPFFVSRQLVCGSGRVGLGQDGKGPGYQISQRADYFEAEVGLETTMRRPIINTRDEPHAVADKYRRLHVIIGDANVSHVANYLKFGTTALVLSLIEAGRAPQVEVHEPVSAMHRLSHDTSLGEKVRLLDGRQVTGLELQWMYFEAAAKLAADSGVASADGGDGHTAEVLGRWERALTDLGGDRDAAAGYVEWLAKLRVLEGYRSRDGLVWGDARLGLVDIQWSDVRPERGIALRLAARGSLETMVDPGSVAAAVTEPPPDTRAWFRGTSIKRFPGSVVSASWDSVVFAAPGSYRLQRVPTREPLRGTKALTQGLFDEHARIEDFLAALLGERRT; encoded by the coding sequence ATGGGCTCCGAGACGGAGTTCGGCATCCACGCGCCGACTTCGCCTGGGGCCAATGCGACGTACCTCTCCTCCCAGGTGATCGCGGCCTATGCGCGGCTGACCCGCTCGGCCAGCCGGGCCGAGACGGGCTGGGACTACACCGACGAGACACCCCTGCGCGACGCGCGCGGCTGGTCCGTCGCGCGGTCCCAGGCGCACCCGGACCAGCTCACGGACGCGGAACCCGTGCTCACCGCGGAAGCGGTCGCGCTCGCCCACGGGCCGGCCGAGATCGAGCTCGACGGCGACCAGGAGCCCGCGCTGATGAACCTCGTGCTCGGCAACGGGGCGCGCCTGTACGTCGACCACGCCCACCCCGAGTACTCGAGCCCGGAGGTGACCAACCCCCGCGATGCGCTCCTGTGGGACGTCGCGGGCGATGCCGTGGCCCTCGCCACGGTGCGCGCCCTCGCGGGGGACGAGGCGCGCGGCCCCATCAACCTCTACAAGAACAACACCGACGGCAAGGGCGCCTCCTACGGCTCGCACGAGAACTACCTCGTGCCCCGTTCGGTGCCGTTCTCCGACCTCGTCAGGGGGCTGACCCCGTTCTTCGTCTCGCGCCAGCTGGTCTGCGGCTCCGGCCGGGTCGGCCTGGGGCAGGACGGCAAGGGCCCCGGATACCAGATCAGCCAGCGCGCCGACTACTTCGAGGCGGAGGTGGGCCTCGAGACCACCATGCGGCGCCCCATCATCAACACCCGCGACGAACCGCACGCCGTCGCGGACAAGTACCGGCGCCTCCACGTGATCATCGGCGACGCCAACGTGAGCCACGTGGCGAACTACCTCAAATTCGGCACGACCGCCCTCGTCCTGAGCCTCATCGAGGCCGGCAGGGCGCCCCAGGTCGAGGTCCATGAGCCCGTCTCGGCCATGCACCGGCTGAGCCACGACACCTCGCTCGGGGAGAAGGTCCGCCTGCTCGACGGCCGACAGGTCACCGGGCTCGAGCTGCAGTGGATGTACTTCGAGGCCGCGGCGAAGCTCGCCGCCGACTCCGGTGTCGCGTCGGCCGACGGCGGCGACGGGCACACTGCCGAGGTCCTCGGCCGCTGGGAGCGTGCGCTGACCGACCTGGGCGGAGACCGGGACGCGGCCGCCGGGTACGTGGAATGGCTCGCGAAGCTGCGGGTGCTCGAGGGCTACCGCAGCCGGGACGGCCTCGTTTGGGGCGACGCGCGGCTGGGCCTCGTGGACATCCAGTGGTCGGACGTGCGGCCCGAGCGGGGGATCGCGCTGCGGCTGGCGGCCCGGGGATCGCTGGAGACCATGGTCGATCCGGGCTCGGTGGCGGCCGCCGTCACCGAGCCGCCGCCCGACACCCGTGCCTGGTTCCGCGGCACGAGCATCAAGCGGTTCCCCGGCAGCGTCGTGAGCGCCAGCTGGGACTCGGTCGTCTTCGCGGCCCCCGGAAGCTACCGGCTCCAGCGGGTCCCGACCCGCGAGCCGCTGCGCGGGACGAAGGCTCTGACCCAGGGGCTCTTCGACGAGCACGCCCGCATCGAGGACTTCCTCGCGGCCCTCCTCGGCGAGCGCAGGACCTAG
- a CDS encoding PAC2 family protein: MNEFDADAPAPHPGLFPVPAEGERVTVMLAAFEGWNDAGEAASDALRYLRRAFGAQRVGSIDADDFYDFQFTRPTVRQTGSGRRRIKWPTTKISTARVDGHPVDLVFVQGTEPSYRWRAFTDELVEYLDDLEVDYLIVLGALLADVPHSRPIPVTATSENDEVRERLNLEASQYEGPTGIVGVFADAADRHGTPTVSVWAAVPHYVAQAPSPKAQLAILHRIEELLQIPLDTNELAEDAEAWERGVNELATEDPEVAAYIHQLEEAKDTADLPEASGESIAREFERYLKRRGKDNPPAGG, from the coding sequence ATGAACGAGTTCGACGCCGATGCCCCGGCACCCCATCCCGGCCTCTTCCCGGTCCCAGCCGAGGGCGAGCGGGTCACGGTGATGCTCGCCGCGTTCGAGGGCTGGAACGACGCCGGCGAGGCCGCGAGCGATGCCCTGCGGTACCTGCGTCGCGCCTTCGGGGCCCAGCGGGTCGGGTCGATCGACGCGGACGACTTCTATGACTTCCAGTTCACCCGCCCGACCGTGCGCCAGACGGGCTCTGGGCGCCGGCGCATCAAGTGGCCCACCACGAAGATCTCGACGGCGCGCGTGGACGGCCACCCCGTGGACCTGGTGTTCGTCCAGGGCACCGAGCCGTCCTACCGCTGGCGGGCGTTCACGGACGAGCTGGTCGAGTACCTCGACGACCTCGAGGTGGACTACCTGATCGTCCTCGGCGCGCTCCTGGCCGATGTGCCGCACTCCCGCCCGATCCCGGTGACTGCCACGAGCGAGAACGACGAGGTGCGCGAGCGGCTCAACCTCGAGGCCTCCCAGTACGAGGGCCCGACGGGAATCGTGGGCGTCTTCGCGGACGCCGCGGACCGCCACGGGACGCCGACCGTGTCCGTGTGGGCGGCCGTCCCCCACTACGTGGCGCAGGCCCCCTCCCCCAAGGCCCAGCTCGCGATCCTGCACCGGATCGAGGAACTGCTCCAGATCCCGCTCGACACGAACGAGCTGGCGGAGGACGCCGAGGCGTGGGAGCGCGGGGTGAACGAGCTCGCCACCGAGGACCCCGAGGTCGCCGCCTACATCCACCAGCTCGAGGAGGCGAAGGACACCGCCGACCTCCCCGAGGCCTCGGGCGAGTCGATCGCCCGCGAGTTCGAGCGCTACCTCAAGCGGCGCGGCAAGGACAACCCGCCGGCCGGCGGCTGA
- a CDS encoding HAD family hydrolase has translation MRSPAENPATSPALSSAAPLRAVLWDMDGTLVDTEPYWITAERELVERFGGEWTHEQAMRLVGQALTTSARMLQEGGVRMGVREIIDALTARVVEQLGAAVPWRPGARELLAAVRAEGVHCALVTMSEKPMAHRIVDHLPEGTFSAIVTGDVVGRGKPDPEPYLRGVELLAQALPGLALTECLAVEDSIPGATSSNAAGLATVVVPNALAVPVHLGVEHWETLAGRTPGDLAAALEASLAGTTAGGAA, from the coding sequence ATGCGTTCCCCGGCCGAGAATCCCGCCACCAGCCCTGCCCTCAGCAGCGCCGCGCCGCTGCGAGCCGTCCTGTGGGACATGGACGGCACGCTCGTGGACACCGAGCCGTACTGGATCACCGCGGAGCGCGAGCTCGTCGAGCGCTTCGGCGGGGAGTGGACTCACGAGCAGGCCATGCGCCTCGTCGGCCAGGCCCTGACGACCTCCGCGCGCATGCTCCAGGAGGGCGGCGTCCGGATGGGCGTGCGCGAGATCATCGACGCCCTCACCGCCCGTGTCGTCGAGCAGCTCGGGGCAGCCGTGCCGTGGCGTCCCGGCGCGCGGGAGCTCCTCGCCGCCGTGAGGGCCGAGGGGGTCCACTGCGCGCTCGTGACGATGTCCGAGAAGCCCATGGCGCACCGCATCGTCGACCACCTCCCCGAGGGCACGTTCTCCGCCATCGTCACCGGCGACGTGGTGGGCCGCGGCAAGCCCGACCCCGAGCCCTACCTCCGCGGCGTCGAGCTGCTCGCCCAGGCCCTTCCTGGACTCGCGCTCACCGAGTGCCTCGCCGTCGAGGACTCCATCCCGGGGGCCACGTCCTCCAACGCCGCCGGGCTCGCCACCGTCGTGGTGCCGAACGCCCTCGCCGTCCCCGTGCACCTCGGCGTGGAGCACTGGGAGACGCTCGCCGGCAGGACGCCGGGCGACCTCGCCGCGGCCCTCGAGGCCTCGCTCGCGGGCACCACGGCCGGGGGCGCCGCGTGA
- a CDS encoding undecaprenyl-diphosphate phosphatase: protein MNFLEAAFLGLVQGLTEFLPVSSSAHLRIVGEFLPNAQDPGAAFTAITQLGTETAVIIYFWRDIVRIIGAWARSLVGRVPRTDPDARMGWFVILGSIPIVVLGLLFQDQIETVLRSLWITATTLIVFGLILAAADAAGRHARSLDHLSTRHGIAYGFAQALALIPGVSRSGGTITAGLYMGYTREAAARYSFLLAIPAVFGSGLYQLSKSLKGGFDGGPYGLGETAVATVVAFVVGYVIIGWFLKYVSHNSYRLFVWYRIGLGAALYVLLGFGVITAGH, encoded by the coding sequence GTGAATTTCCTCGAAGCCGCCTTCCTCGGGCTCGTCCAGGGTCTGACGGAATTCCTCCCCGTGTCCTCCAGCGCGCACCTCCGGATCGTGGGGGAGTTCCTGCCGAACGCCCAGGACCCCGGCGCGGCCTTCACGGCGATCACCCAGCTGGGAACCGAGACCGCGGTCATCATCTACTTCTGGCGGGACATCGTCAGGATCATCGGGGCCTGGGCCCGCTCCCTCGTGGGGCGAGTCCCGCGGACCGACCCGGACGCGCGGATGGGCTGGTTCGTGATCCTCGGCAGCATCCCGATCGTGGTCCTCGGCCTGCTGTTCCAGGACCAGATCGAAACCGTGCTCCGCTCCCTCTGGATCACCGCGACCACGCTGATCGTGTTCGGCCTCATCCTCGCCGCGGCCGACGCCGCCGGCCGGCACGCGCGCAGCCTCGACCACCTCAGCACCCGCCACGGCATCGCCTACGGGTTCGCGCAGGCGCTCGCCCTCATCCCCGGCGTCTCGCGGTCGGGGGGCACCATCACGGCGGGCCTGTACATGGGGTACACCCGCGAGGCCGCGGCGCGGTACTCCTTCCTGCTCGCGATCCCTGCCGTGTTCGGCTCCGGCCTGTACCAGCTCTCCAAGTCCCTCAAGGGAGGGTTCGACGGCGGCCCGTACGGCCTCGGCGAGACCGCCGTCGCGACCGTGGTGGCCTTCGTCGTCGGCTACGTCATCATCGGCTGGTTCCTGAAGTACGTCTCGCACAATTCCTACCGGCTCTTCGTGTGGTACCGCATCGGCCTGGGCGCGGCGCTCTATGTCCTGCTCGGATTCGGGGTCATCACCGCCGGGCACTAG
- a CDS encoding ubiquitin-like protein Pup translates to MAGQEQKSTQPRGEDEAVEVDVPAPAAPEASAQDTASTQGVDDLLDEIDNVLETNAEEFVRGFVQKGGQ, encoded by the coding sequence ATGGCCGGTCAGGAGCAGAAGAGCACCCAGCCGCGGGGCGAGGACGAGGCCGTCGAGGTCGATGTCCCGGCACCCGCCGCGCCGGAGGCCTCAGCGCAGGACACTGCCAGCACCCAGGGCGTCGACGATCTCCTCGACGAGATCGACAACGTCCTCGAGACCAACGCCGAGGAGTTCGTGCGCGGGTTCGTCCAGAAGGGCGGGCAGTAG
- the mshC gene encoding cysteine--1-D-myo-inosityl 2-amino-2-deoxy-alpha-D-glucopyranoside ligase, whose protein sequence is MKTWRQTPVPQLPGSAGPVRLFDTRLRDTVEIPTAPEQSMYVCGITPYDATHLGHASTYLAFDLLNRVWRDAGSTVAYVQNTTDVDDPLLERADATGVDWRTLAHQQIDLFQSDMEALRVLAPDHYVGAVESIPWIVPEVERLLAEGLAYQLAGAEGEPDSDVYYDVTEATRRADAPEAWRLGDVSHLTVAEMIELFGERGGDPDRPGKHSPLDPILWREARLGEPHWDGGTLGPGRPGWHIECTVIAQKFLPAPFTVQGGGSDLAFPHHEMGAGHAWSLHHVPLARHFAHTGMVGLDGEKMSKSRGNLVIVSTLRAAGVEPAAIRLAVLANHYRSDWEWTGELLDASVQRLETWRHAVTRALPGSAEPLLGEIRGALTDDLDAPRALAAVDKWAEDALAGSAASADDGALVAAAVDALLGIDLG, encoded by the coding sequence GTGAAAACCTGGAGGCAGACACCCGTCCCACAGCTGCCCGGCTCGGCCGGCCCGGTCCGGCTCTTCGACACGCGGCTGCGGGACACCGTGGAGATCCCGACGGCCCCCGAGCAGTCGATGTACGTGTGCGGGATCACTCCCTACGACGCGACCCATCTAGGCCACGCGTCCACCTACCTCGCGTTCGACCTCCTCAACCGCGTCTGGCGCGACGCGGGCAGCACCGTGGCCTATGTGCAGAACACGACCGACGTCGACGATCCGCTCCTCGAGCGGGCCGACGCGACCGGCGTCGACTGGCGGACCCTCGCCCACCAGCAGATCGACCTCTTCCAGTCCGACATGGAGGCCCTGCGCGTCCTCGCCCCGGACCACTACGTCGGGGCGGTCGAGTCGATCCCGTGGATCGTCCCCGAAGTCGAGCGCCTCCTCGCGGAAGGCCTCGCCTACCAGCTCGCCGGCGCCGAGGGCGAGCCGGACAGCGACGTCTACTATGACGTCACCGAGGCGACCCGCCGCGCGGACGCCCCCGAGGCCTGGCGCCTCGGCGACGTCTCCCACCTGACCGTCGCCGAGATGATCGAGCTCTTCGGCGAGCGCGGCGGCGATCCGGACCGCCCCGGCAAGCACAGCCCCCTCGACCCGATCCTGTGGCGGGAGGCCAGGCTCGGCGAGCCCCACTGGGACGGCGGGACCCTCGGCCCCGGCCGCCCCGGCTGGCACATCGAGTGCACCGTCATCGCCCAGAAGTTCCTTCCGGCCCCGTTCACCGTGCAGGGCGGGGGCTCGGACCTCGCCTTCCCGCACCACGAGATGGGCGCCGGACACGCGTGGAGCCTCCACCACGTGCCGCTCGCGCGGCACTTCGCCCACACCGGCATGGTGGGCCTCGACGGCGAGAAGATGAGCAAGTCGCGCGGCAACCTCGTGATCGTCTCCACCCTGCGCGCCGCCGGCGTCGAGCCCGCGGCGATCCGCCTGGCCGTCCTCGCCAACCACTACCGCTCCGACTGGGAGTGGACGGGCGAGCTGCTCGACGCATCGGTGCAGCGCCTCGAGACCTGGCGGCACGCCGTCACCCGCGCCCTGCCGGGTTCGGCCGAGCCGCTCCTCGGCGAGATCCGCGGCGCCCTGACCGATGACCTCGACGCGCCGCGCGCACTGGCCGCCGTGGACAAGTGGGCCGAGGACGCGCTGGCGGGCAGCGCTGCGAGCGCGGACGACGGCGCCTTGGTCGCCGCTGCGGTCGACGCCCTCCTGGGCATCGACCTCGGGTAG